CGTTACTGGTTCTATTACATTACCAGAAGGCACAGAGATGGTTATGCCAGGTGATAACGTAAGAATTTCTGTTGAACTTATAGCTCCAGTTGCACTTGAAGAAGGTACTCGTTTTGCTATCCGTGAAGGTGGTAGAACTGTTGGTTCAGGTGTTGTTTCAAAAATACTTGGTTAATTTATAAAATTATGCCAAAGGGGAAACCCTTTGGCTTTCTATAAGGAATATATATGAGAATTAAAATTGGTTTAAAATGCTCTGAGTGTGGTGATATTAATTATACTACTACAAAAAACAGTAAAACCACTACAGATAAGGTTGAGCTCAAAAAATATTGCCCAAGATTAAAAAAACATACTGTTCATAAAGAAGTTAAGTTAAAAAGTTAATTAAGAATAAGTAGCTATTAGGGCAATAGCTCCAACGGTAGAGCGCTGGATTCCAAATCCAATGGTTGGGGGTTCGAATCCCTCTTGCCCTGCCACAATTAAGGTTAAGATTATGGAAAAATTTATAAATTATATAAAGCTATCTAAATTGGAAATAATGAAGGTTATCTTTCCTACCAAAGAACAAATTAGAAATGCTTTTATTGCAGTTTTTATCGTGGTCGCTGTTGTTTCACTTTTTTTAGCTCTTGTTGATGTTATTATGTCCTTTGTTCTTTCTAAAGTTATATAGGATGAGGAAAAAATAATGTCGCATAAATGGTATGCTATACAAACTTACGCTGGTAGCGAAATGGCAGTAAAAAGAGGAATTGAAAATTTAGTTAGAGATCACGGTATTGAAGATCAACTAAAAGAAGTTATAGTTCCTACAGAAGACGTAATAGAGATAAAAAACGGTAAGCAAAAAATTAATGAAAGAACTCTTTATCCTGGATATGCTTTTGCATGTTTAGATCTTGATACAGCTCTTTGGCATAAGATTCAGTCTTTACCAAAGGTTGGACGTTTTATTGGTGAGGCTAAAAAGCCTACGCCACTGACTGAAAAAGATATAAATACTATCTTGGAGAAAGTTCAAAAAAGAGCGGCACCAAAACCTAAAATATTTTTTGAGGATGGTGAAAGCGTTCGCATAACAGAAGGTCCTTTTGCTAACTTTACAGGTATTGTTGAAGAATACGATATGATACATGGCAAGCTTAGACTCAATGTTTCTATTTTTGGTAGAAGTACCCCTGTTGATATTTTGTATTCGCAAGTTGAGAAGATAATTTAAGGAGCAAGAAATGGCTAAAAAAGTTATAGGTGAAATAAAATTACAAATTGCCGCAACAAAAGCAAATCCTAGCCCGCCAGTTGGTCCAGCATTAGGACAAAAAGGCGTTAATATTATGGAATTTTGTAAAGCCTTTAATGAAAAAACAAAAGATATGGTTGGATTTAATATCCCAGTTGTTATTACTGTTTATGCTGATAAAAGTTTTACATTTATCACAAAACAACCACCTGCTACGGACCTTATCAAAAAGGCTGCAGGTATAACAAAAGGAACAGATAATCCTTTAAAAAATAAAGTAGGTAAATTAACAAAAGCTCAAGTTTTAGAAATAGTTGAGAAAAAACTTGTTGATTTAAATACAAATGATAAAGAGCAAGCAGCTAAGATTATTGCTGGTTCAGCTCGTTCAATGGGTGTCGAAGTAATAGACTAAAACCTTTACCGTCAGGTTGATTTTCAAAAGACGGAAGCAATTTATATGCGGAGAAATTTATGGGAAAAACTAGTAAGAGATTTCAAGAATTGCTCAAAAAAGTAGAGCAAGATAAAATTTATAACCTTAGTGAGGCTATCGATACAGTTAAAACTTTAGCTTCTGCTAAATTTAATGAGACAGTTGAGATTGCATTGAAATTAAATGTTGATCCAAGACATGCTGACCAAATGGTTCGTGGTTCAGTTGTTTTACCTGCTGGTACAGGTAAAGTTGTAAGAGTTGCTGTTATAGCAAAAGACGCTAAAGCTGATGAGGCAAAAGCTGCTGGTGCCGATATAGTTGGTGCTGATGATCTAGTTGAAGATATCCAAAAAGGTGTAATGAATTTTGATGTTCTTATAGCTACTCCAAATTTAATGGGTCTTGTAGGCAAAGTCGGTAGAATTTTAGGACCTAAAGGTTTAATGCCAAATCCAAAAACTGGAACAGTTACAATGGATGTTGCACAAGCTGTTAATAATGCAAAAAGTGGTCAAGTAAATTTCCGTGTTGATAAGCAAGGAAATATACATGCAGGTCTTGGTAAGGTCAATTTTACTAAAGAACAATTAAATGAAAATATTTCAACATTTATTAAAGCTATTAATAAGCATAAACCTGCGACCGCAAAAGGTAGATATGTAAAAACGGCTTCATTGTCATTAACAATGAGCCCTTCTGTAACTCTTGATACTCAAGAGGTTATGGACTTAAAATAAGAATTTAGACAAATTTATATCTTAGATTGGAGATAGCCGAGGCCATTGGGCTTAATTGATTCGACCCGCTCTGCTTGAAATTACCGGTCGGAAAGGAGAAAAAGTGACACGTAACGAAAAAACTGAAGTTGTTGCAAAATTAGAGAGTGAATTTAAAACTGCTGAAGCTATTGTAGTTTGTGACTATCGTGGTCTTTCAGTTAAAAAACTTGAAGTTTTAAGAAATTCTGCAAAAGAACAAAATGTAAAAGTTCAAGTTATTAAAAATACTCTTGCAAATATTGCTCTTAAAAATTCTGATAAAGTCGGAATGGAACTTAAAGATACAAACATCTATCTTTGGAGTGAAGATCAATTAGCAGTAACTAAAGTAGCCGCAAAATTTGAAGAGGCTAATGCTGATCTTTTCAAAATTAAAACAGCATATATCGATGGCGAAGTTGCAAGCGTTGATAAAGTTAAAGCTCTATCTAAAATGCCTAGCCGTGATGAGCTTATTGCGATGCTTTTGCAAGTTTGGAATGCGCCAATTCAAAATTTCACAATTGGTTTGAATGCGCTTAAAGAGAAAAAAGAACAATCAGCTTAATTAAATTAAAAATAATAAGGATTAAAAATGGCAATTACAAAAGAAGACGTATTAGAGTTTATATCTAATCTTTCTGTACTTGAACTTAGCGAACTTGTTAAAGAGTTTGAAGAGAAATTTGGCGTTAGTGCAGCTCCTGTAATGGTAGCTGGTGGTGCAGTTGCTGCTGGTGGTGCAGCTGCTGCTGAAGAAAAAACAGAATTTAACATCGTTCTTGTTGATTCTGGTGATAAGAAAATCAACGTTATTAAGGTTGTTAGAGCACTTACTGGTCTTGGCCTTAAAGAGGCTAAAGACGCAGTTGAAGGAACTCCATCTGTTCTTAAAGAAGGCGTTAGCAAAGACGAAGCTGAAGCGGCTAAAAAAGAGCTTGAAGAGGCTGGTGCTAAGGTTGAACTTAAATAATTTTTTATTATTTAGGCTTAATATTTCAAGAGAGGGCAGAGGCTCTCTCTTTTTTAAATTTTAGATGCCTTGTTAAAAGGCTATACTTTTCTTTCAAAATTACCACGAGGTAGATGCAATGTTAAATAGCTTATACTCAGGAAATCGTCTTAGGGTTGACTTCTCTAATGTCGTTAAAGAGATAGACGTTCCGAACCTACTACAACTACAAAAAAAGAGCTTTGATAATTTTTTAAATCTAAATAACAATCAAACAGAAAGCGGTATCGAAAAAGTTTTTAAGTCGATTTTCCCTATACATGATCCGCAAAATCGTTTGACTTTAGAATATGTTAGTTCAGAGATTGGAAAACCAAAATACACAATTAGAGAGTGTATAGAACGAGGTCTTACATACTCTGTAAATTTAAAGATGAAAATACGCCTTATCGTCCATGAGAAAGATGATAAGACTGGTGATAAAGTTGGCGTTAAAGATATAAAAGAGCAAGAAATTTTCATACGTGAAATTCCGTTGATGACAGATAGAATTTCATTTATTATAAATGGCGTTGAACGTGTTGTTGTAAATCAACTTCATAGAAGCCCTGGCGTTATCTTTAAGCAAGAAGAGAGTGCGACAGTTGCAAATAAACTTATCTATACAGCCCAAATAATCCCAGATCGCGGCTCTTGGTTGCACTTTGAATATGATACAAAAGATATTTTATATGTTAGGATAAATAAGCGCAGAAAAGTGCCTGTAACTATCTTGTTTAGGGCATTGGGATATAAAAAACAAGACATTATTAAGCTATTTTATTCAATACAAAATTTAACGATAAAAAATAATAAATTCTTAACTCTTTTCAACCCAGAGGATTACCTAGGAAGAGTTGAATATGATATAAAAAATGAAGAGGGCGATGTTCTTCACCAAGCTGGCAAGCGCCTAACAAAGAAAAAAGCTGATAAATTAATAGAAGATGGCGTTAAATTTGTCGAGTATCCGATCGAAGCACTTATAGGTAGATATTTAGCAAACCCTGTGATAAACACAGAAAGCGGTGAAATTTTATATGACACACTATCTGCTCTTGATGAGAATAAACTTGCCAAAATTTTAGCTGAGCATGAAAGTATCGAGATCATAAACAACTCTGCAGCCGGTGTTGACGACGCTATTATAAATTCATTTATCGCTGACAATGATATGCTTAAAGTTTTAAAACAAACTGAGGGTGTTGATGATGAAAATGACCTTGCTGCGATTAGAATTTATAAGGTTATGAGACCTGGCGAGCCAGTAGTTAAAGAGGCCGCAAAAAGCTTTGTAAATGATATATTATTTAACCCTGAAAGATATGACCTAACAAAAGTTGGTCGTATGAAGATGAACCACAAGCTTTCGCTTGATGTGCCAGAGTATGTTACTTTGCTAACTAGCGAAGATATCATCAAAACTGCAAAATATCTTATAAAAGTTAAAAATGGACAAGGCCACATTGATGACCGCGATCACCTTGGCAACCGCCGTATAAGATCTATTGGTGAGCTACTTGCTAGTGAGCTACACCTTGGCTTTGTCAAGATGCAAAAGGCTATCCGTGATAAATTTACAAGTCTAAGCAACAATACTGACGAGATCATGCCTTATGATCTTATCAATCCAAAAATGATCACAGCGACAATTATGGAATTTTTCACAGGCGGTCAGCTAAGCCAGTTTATGGATCAGACAAACCCACTTAGTGAGGTTACTCA
This genomic stretch from Campylobacter concisus harbors:
- the rplL gene encoding 50S ribosomal protein L7/L12, with the protein product MAITKEDVLEFISNLSVLELSELVKEFEEKFGVSAAPVMVAGGAVAAGGAAAAEEKTEFNIVLVDSGDKKINVIKVVRALTGLGLKEAKDAVEGTPSVLKEGVSKDEAEAAKKELEEAGAKVELK
- the secE gene encoding preprotein translocase subunit SecE, with the translated sequence MEKFINYIKLSKLEIMKVIFPTKEQIRNAFIAVFIVVAVVSLFLALVDVIMSFVLSKVI
- the nusG gene encoding transcription termination/antitermination protein NusG; translation: MMSHKWYAIQTYAGSEMAVKRGIENLVRDHGIEDQLKEVIVPTEDVIEIKNGKQKINERTLYPGYAFACLDLDTALWHKIQSLPKVGRFIGEAKKPTPLTEKDINTILEKVQKRAAPKPKIFFEDGESVRITEGPFANFTGIVEEYDMIHGKLRLNVSIFGRSTPVDILYSQVEKII
- the rplJ gene encoding 50S ribosomal protein L10 — protein: MTRNEKTEVVAKLESEFKTAEAIVVCDYRGLSVKKLEVLRNSAKEQNVKVQVIKNTLANIALKNSDKVGMELKDTNIYLWSEDQLAVTKVAAKFEEANADLFKIKTAYIDGEVASVDKVKALSKMPSRDELIAMLLQVWNAPIQNFTIGLNALKEKKEQSA
- the rplK gene encoding 50S ribosomal protein L11, whose protein sequence is MAKKVIGEIKLQIAATKANPSPPVGPALGQKGVNIMEFCKAFNEKTKDMVGFNIPVVITVYADKSFTFITKQPPATDLIKKAAGITKGTDNPLKNKVGKLTKAQVLEIVEKKLVDLNTNDKEQAAKIIAGSARSMGVEVID
- the rpmG gene encoding 50S ribosomal protein L33; translation: MRIKIGLKCSECGDINYTTTKNSKTTTDKVELKKYCPRLKKHTVHKEVKLKS
- the rplA gene encoding 50S ribosomal protein L1 — its product is MGKTSKRFQELLKKVEQDKIYNLSEAIDTVKTLASAKFNETVEIALKLNVDPRHADQMVRGSVVLPAGTGKVVRVAVIAKDAKADEAKAAGADIVGADDLVEDIQKGVMNFDVLIATPNLMGLVGKVGRILGPKGLMPNPKTGTVTMDVAQAVNNAKSGQVNFRVDKQGNIHAGLGKVNFTKEQLNENISTFIKAINKHKPATAKGRYVKTASLSLTMSPSVTLDTQEVMDLK